One Desulfobulbus propionicus DSM 2032 DNA segment encodes these proteins:
- the tsaA gene encoding tRNA (N6-threonylcarbamoyladenosine(37)-N6)-methyltransferase TrmO yields the protein MSDQGFTYFPIGVIRSEHTVAKQTPIQPAYAKGCQGRVELFPPFAQGLQDLEGFSHLYLLFHFHRAEPAQLIVKPFLQDIERGIFATRAPCRPNAIGLSIVELLRIEGNVLHLDGVDILDHTPLLDIKPYTAKFDRIAATRNGWQDEVDETTAQQLGRREYQATTP from the coding sequence ATGAGCGATCAAGGGTTCACCTATTTTCCCATCGGAGTGATTCGCAGCGAACACACCGTGGCCAAGCAGACGCCGATCCAGCCCGCCTACGCCAAGGGCTGTCAGGGCCGGGTCGAGCTTTTCCCCCCGTTCGCCCAAGGCTTGCAAGACCTGGAGGGATTTTCCCATCTCTACCTGCTCTTCCATTTTCACCGGGCGGAACCAGCCCAGCTGATCGTCAAGCCCTTTCTTCAGGACATCGAGCGCGGCATCTTTGCCACCCGCGCCCCCTGCCGGCCCAACGCCATCGGCCTGAGCATCGTCGAACTGCTCCGGATCGAAGGCAACGTGCTCCACCTGGATGGCGTGGATATCCTCGACCACACGCCGCTGTTGGACATCAAACCCTACACCGCCAAGTTCGACCGTATTGCCGCCACCCGCAACGGCTGGCAGGACGAGGTCGACGAGACCACCGCCCAACAGCTGGGCCGCCGCGAGTACCAGGCCACGACGCCATGA
- a CDS encoding MBL fold metallo-hydrolase yields MSFDGPRQHLQLTIVVDNEAGAGLMAEHGLALWLETGGRRILFDTGQGAALLHNGPALGIDPTSADHLVLSHGHYDHSGGLAPVLRQSRALQLHCHPAAVNPRYAIRNRIAKPLQMPRDAMAALDRHPQEQVHWVQQPTMLDGIVGLTGPIARETAYEETGGPFYLDQAGHRPDPVDDDLALWVRTGKGLVVCVGCAHAGLINTLQQVRRLNDGLPIRAVIGGFHLLNADRRRLSQTIQALRPLQPELLLPCHCTGEQAVRALKDAFGVRCRPGMAGMTLLFDQAGTAGATPPLFVPPDC; encoded by the coding sequence ATGAGCTTTGATGGCCCGCGCCAACACCTCCAACTTACCATCGTGGTCGACAACGAGGCCGGGGCCGGCCTCATGGCCGAGCACGGCCTGGCCCTGTGGCTGGAAACCGGCGGCAGGCGCATTCTGTTCGACACCGGTCAGGGGGCGGCCCTGCTGCACAATGGCCCGGCCCTGGGCATCGATCCGACCAGCGCCGATCACCTGGTGCTCAGTCACGGCCATTACGATCACAGCGGCGGCCTGGCTCCGGTTCTGCGCCAGTCGCGCGCCCTGCAACTCCACTGCCATCCGGCCGCGGTCAATCCCCGTTACGCCATCCGCAACCGGATCGCCAAGCCCCTGCAGATGCCGCGTGACGCCATGGCCGCCCTGGACCGTCATCCCCAGGAACAGGTGCACTGGGTGCAGCAACCAACCATGCTCGACGGCATCGTCGGCTTGACCGGCCCCATCGCCCGCGAAACCGCCTATGAAGAGACCGGCGGTCCTTTTTATCTCGACCAGGCAGGCCACCGGCCGGACCCGGTGGACGACGACCTGGCCCTGTGGGTGCGCACCGGCAAGGGCCTGGTCGTTTGCGTCGGCTGCGCCCATGCGGGCCTGATCAACACCCTCCAGCAGGTGCGGCGACTCAATGACGGTCTGCCCATCCGGGCGGTGATCGGCGGCTTCCATCTGCTCAACGCCGACCGGCGGCGCCTGAGCCAGACCATCCAGGCCCTGCGCCCACTGCAACCGGAATTGCTCCTTCCCTGCCACTGCACCGGCGAACAGGCCGTGCGCGCCCTGAAGGATGCCTTCGGCGTCCGCTGCCGGCCGGGCATGGCGGGCATGACCCTCTTGTTTGACCAGGCCGGAACAGCTGGGGCCACACCCCCTCTTTTCGTTCCGCCCGATTGCTGA
- a CDS encoding DUF4407 domain-containing protein, which yields MDLNTPLDHLKRLTDRPTRQTGRWSWPLALLYWLAGARTATLEQLPESERERVAILGSSVLIPTLLAFFGMYLYASSRFASPRPLLALFLALVWAFVIMNVDRILLATYRPFQPWRHKMVQVCFRIGLAGVISVAIAFPFCLEQYQGAISERLQGEYRARLNELQTAERTERLALETRDGARIGELRAQLARERAVGPTDPKLFAEELAKQAVRQQEDSARGRRQALDQETAAALTEWKGLSARIRQVEQDLKDEARGRLAGERGGTGKPGQGAKYNELARDLELLSKAEQAARQRYEQLLARAAAIDPADSPHQALAQLDADRQAALLGEARERKERIDKLTQAITRAEQEHDEQLASHKLRFDPVLKSYHAKAEGRFDPMEETIGLFKVIFVPETGNDAHPLVQRYKWMAALFQFTIVFGTLFLLDLIAILAKVMSRPGPYDVLVEFPELVASHNLDALGKEYPRQAEAWAGTAVGRANATPTDNGIDLRNPEEVARLLLRAHLSAAEHPRTDRPAR from the coding sequence ATGGACCTGAACACCCCTCTTGATCACCTGAAACGATTGACCGACCGACCGACCCGGCAAACAGGCCGCTGGAGCTGGCCGTTGGCCCTCCTCTACTGGCTGGCCGGAGCACGCACGGCCACCCTCGAGCAGCTGCCGGAAAGCGAACGCGAGCGGGTCGCCATCCTTGGCTCCTCGGTGCTGATCCCGACCCTGCTTGCCTTTTTCGGCATGTATCTGTACGCCTCCAGCCGCTTCGCGTCGCCCCGGCCCCTCCTGGCCCTGTTCCTTGCCCTGGTCTGGGCCTTTGTCATCATGAACGTCGACCGCATCCTCCTGGCCACCTACCGGCCCTTTCAGCCCTGGCGGCACAAAATGGTACAGGTCTGCTTCCGCATCGGCTTGGCCGGGGTGATCAGCGTGGCCATCGCCTTTCCCTTCTGCCTGGAACAGTACCAGGGGGCGATCAGCGAACGGCTCCAGGGCGAGTACCGCGCACGGCTCAACGAGCTGCAAACCGCGGAGCGCACGGAACGCCTGGCCCTCGAAACCCGCGACGGCGCCCGCATTGGCGAGCTGCGGGCGCAGCTGGCCAGGGAACGGGCCGTTGGCCCCACCGATCCCAAGCTGTTCGCCGAGGAGCTGGCCAAGCAGGCCGTTCGCCAGCAGGAGGACAGCGCCCGCGGCCGCCGGCAGGCCCTTGACCAGGAAACAGCCGCGGCCCTGACCGAGTGGAAAGGGCTCTCGGCCCGCATCCGCCAGGTCGAGCAGGATCTCAAGGACGAGGCCCGGGGCCGGCTGGCCGGCGAGCGCGGCGGAACCGGCAAGCCTGGCCAGGGCGCCAAATACAATGAACTGGCGCGCGATCTCGAGCTGCTCTCCAAGGCGGAGCAGGCGGCGCGGCAGCGCTACGAGCAGCTGCTTGCACGCGCGGCCGCGATCGATCCCGCCGATTCCCCCCACCAGGCGCTGGCCCAGCTGGATGCCGACCGCCAGGCGGCGCTGCTCGGCGAGGCCAGGGAACGCAAGGAACGGATCGACAAACTCACCCAGGCGATCACCCGCGCGGAACAGGAACACGACGAGCAACTGGCCAGCCACAAGCTGCGCTTCGATCCGGTGCTCAAGAGCTACCACGCCAAGGCCGAGGGCCGCTTTGACCCCATGGAGGAGACCATCGGTCTGTTCAAGGTGATCTTTGTTCCCGAAACAGGCAACGACGCCCACCCCCTTGTCCAGCGCTACAAGTGGATGGCGGCCCTGTTCCAGTTCACCATCGTCTTCGGCACCCTGTTCCTCCTCGACCTGATCGCCATCCTTGCCAAGGTGATGTCCCGGCCCGGCCCCTACGACGTGCTGGTCGAATTTCCGGAACTGGTGGCCAGCCACAACCTGGACGCCCTGGGCAAGGAGTACCCCCGTCAAGCCGAGGCCTGGGCCGGTACCGCCGTCGGTCGCGCGAACGCCACACCCACCGATAACGGTATCGACCTGCGCAATCCCGAGGAGGTGGCTCGACTGTTGCTCCGCGCCCACCTGTCGGCCGCCGAACATCCGCGAACCGATCGCCCGGCGCGCTGA
- a CDS encoding PaaI family thioesterase, with protein sequence MKIVEESVLGRLPPAEVLRGHEHCLLCGTLHPRSWRLSFEPTKADEVRTFVVAGTELQGYDNIVHGGVLASLLDAAMTHWLLHHGIQAVTGDLRVRFLHPVACDTPLELRARLLFACPPLYHLQAEIRCGEQRMARGEGKFMRREQP encoded by the coding sequence ATGAAAATCGTGGAAGAGTCCGTTCTCGGCCGGCTGCCTCCGGCCGAGGTCCTGCGGGGGCATGAGCACTGCCTGCTGTGCGGCACGTTGCATCCCCGCTCCTGGCGTCTTTCCTTCGAACCGACCAAAGCGGACGAGGTGCGAACATTCGTTGTGGCGGGAACCGAGCTGCAGGGGTACGATAACATCGTCCACGGCGGCGTCCTTGCCTCCCTGCTGGACGCGGCCATGACCCATTGGCTGCTGCATCACGGCATCCAGGCGGTGACCGGCGATCTGCGCGTTCGATTTCTCCATCCGGTTGCCTGCGACACCCCCCTCGAACTCCGTGCCCGCCTGCTCTTCGCCTGCCCGCCGCTCTATCATCTCCAGGCAGAGATACGGTGCGGCGAACAACGCATGGCCCGGGGCGAAGGCAAATTCATGCGGCGAGAACAACCATGA
- a CDS encoding flavodoxin family protein → MKLAPGFLDDNSLEKSPSDSYNADQQPLFFRPGPPARPKPLSKGTPVKIVNILGSPRKNGTSARIARAFTETAATYGATITEYPLNSMHYRGCQGCEGCHTRSERCVLLDDVTAVLDDLHRADIVVFSAPVYFGDTCGQFKSFYDRMWSLIRTDAGEDERGSRLLPGKTAVLILTHVDAAGAHDDVVQRYTLHLELFGFEVRPLVATGLRLQSSADVDAQLSAAAALARELVRAG, encoded by the coding sequence GTGAAATTAGCGCCCGGTTTTCTTGACGATAATTCCCTGGAAAAATCCCCGTCGGACTCGTACAATGCCGACCAGCAACCCCTGTTTTTCCGGCCCGGCCCACCCGCCCGGCCGAAACCGCTCAGCAAAGGAACGCCCGTGAAAATCGTCAACATCCTTGGCAGTCCGCGAAAAAACGGCACCAGCGCCCGCATTGCCCGGGCCTTCACCGAAACCGCCGCCACCTACGGCGCGACGATCACCGAGTATCCGCTCAACAGCATGCACTACCGGGGCTGCCAGGGCTGCGAAGGCTGCCACACCCGCTCCGAGCGTTGCGTGCTGCTCGACGACGTGACCGCGGTGCTTGACGACCTCCACCGGGCCGATATCGTCGTTTTTTCCGCGCCGGTCTATTTCGGCGACACCTGCGGCCAGTTCAAGTCCTTTTACGATCGGATGTGGTCGTTGATCCGCACCGACGCCGGCGAGGACGAGCGCGGCAGCCGTCTGCTGCCGGGCAAGACCGCGGTGCTCATCCTCACCCATGTCGATGCCGCCGGCGCGCATGACGATGTGGTTCAACGCTATACCCTCCATCTGGAGCTGTTCGGCTTCGAGGTGCGGCCCCTCGTCGCCACCGGCCTTCGCCTGCAGTCCAGCGCCGATGTGGATGCCCAGTTGAGCGCGGCGGCCGCCCTGGCGCGCGAACTGGTACGCGCCGGCTAG